A segment of the bacterium genome:
ATCAACCGGAAGACTCTCTTCTGCTCACCCCACTTCATTCGCGACTGAAAGCCCACGAGGTTGTATCGAGAGCGGGCAAGATCCTCGCGGCGCAGCTGGACGACGGCGTGGGGGCGCGAGCCGTCGGGTGTGCGAAGCCCGACCGGTTTCATCGGTCCGAAGCGAAGCGTGTCTGCGCCTCGCCGGGCGAGCTCTTCGATCGGAAGACAGCCTTCAAAAAAGAGGCCCTTCTCGAAGTCGTGGAGCGGACTGACTTCGGCTTCGACGACGGCCCTGTGGAAAGCCAGATACTGTTCACGATCGAGGGGGGCATTGAGGTAATCGTCGCCTTCGCCCTTGTCGTAGCGCGAAGCCGCGAAGAGCTTCTGCTCGTCGAGGCTTTCTGAATCGACGATCGGAGCTATCGAGTCGTAGAAGTACAGGTGCCCGTCCCCGAGTAGCTCGGCGAGAGACCGCGACATCTCGGGTGAGGTGAGCGGGCCGGTTGCGATGACGGCATCGGCCTCGGGCAGCGTGGTCTTCTCCCGGCGCGACACTTGAATCAGTGGGTGGGATTCGAGAGCCCTGGTGACCTCCCTTGCGAACCGATCTCGATCAACCGCGAGGGCGCTCCCGGCGGGCACTGCCGCCTTGCGCGCCGAGCGGATGATCAACGAGCCCAGGGCCTCCATCTCGCGCTTGAGCAGGCCGGCGGCGTGGTGCGGATCGTCGCTTCGCAGCGAGTTGCTGCAAACCAGCTCAGCCAAATCGCCGGTCTTGTGGGCCGGGGTCGATCGCCGCGGCCGCATCTCCCACAGGCGTACGGGGATACTGCGCTCGGCGAGCTGATAGGCGCACTCGCAGCCGGCGAGGCCGCCGCCGATGACTTCGACCGGATCGTTCACGAGGTCATTATAGGTATCGGGGACATGATTCCTTCGTGTCCCCTTCCCGACTGGTTTTGCAGAGCGCTGTTGTCAGTTCTCTCTAGCGGGGCGTCGACGGCGGTCGCCAAGCGATTCTCCAGGGGCCAGCTCGAGCTAGAAGGCCTTCGGAGAAAAGATCCTCGCACCGCCTCAAACGGCTCCGCGCCGGCCCCTGGCCGACCGCTTGCCGAGTCGGCGCCGAAGCGTCAGTTGGCCCTTGAGCGGTTACTCGGCGGGCGGTGCGACGTCTTCTTCGTAGCCGCAGTCCTTCTTGTGGCAGACGTGCTGAGTGCCTTTTCTCTTGGTGACCTTCTCGACCAGAAGCGGGAACTCGCACTCCGGGCAGGCTTTCTCGATCGGGGGTTTCCACAGTGCGAATTTGCACTTCGGGTAGCGGCTGCAGGAGTAGAAGAGCTTGCCACGCCGAGACCGCTTTTCTTGAATCTCGCCCTCTTCGCATTCGGGACACGATACGCCGGTGCCCTTGGGCGGCGCCGCGGCGGGGCCAGTCTTGCGGATG
Coding sequences within it:
- a CDS encoding methylenetetrahydrofolate--tRNA-(uracil(54)-C(5))-methyltransferase (FADH(2)-oxidizing) TrmFO, which encodes MNDPVEVIGGGLAGCECAYQLAERSIPVRLWEMRPRRSTPAHKTGDLAELVCSNSLRSDDPHHAAGLLKREMEALGSLIIRSARKAAVPAGSALAVDRDRFAREVTRALESHPLIQVSRREKTTLPEADAVIATGPLTSPEMSRSLAELLGDGHLYFYDSIAPIVDSESLDEQKLFAASRYDKGEGDDYLNAPLDREQYLAFHRAVVEAEVSPLHDFEKGLFFEGCLPIEELARRGADTLRFGPMKPVGLRTPDGSRPHAVVQLRREDLARSRYNLVGFQSRMKWGEQKRVFRLIPGLENARFARLGQVHRNTFLNSPLYLNRFYRLRTQPRLRLAGQITGVEGYLESAATGLAAGLYLSLERLGVSAAALPGATALGALARHLIESSPERFQPANINYGLFPEIEGRLKRHQRRQAMVERAHRALAKWCLDHGIESALAEPIEADGVLPCAS